The following is a genomic window from Afipia sp. P52-10.
GAGCCCGGTCCCGGCCCGCTCCACCCGGGCGAGCTCATCGAAAATGATCAGGCCATAAAGCTTGACGCCGCCGATCCGGAAGAAGTTGCCGCTCTCGAATGTGGCGGTGGGCGCTTCGGAGACGCCGAAAGTGACGCAGGTGCCAGTGTTACGCAGCATGGTCAGCGCCGAAGCCAGGGTTTGGCCGCCAACGGAATCCAGGATCAGGTGAAACGGTCCGAGCGATCTTGCGCTTTCGAGCGATGGACCGACCGCCACGCCACCGTTGCACCAACGCTCGACCGATGCGCGCAGCTCCGGCCGCCGGACATGGCCGCAAACGATGGCGCCGGATGCTGCCGCCAATTGCACGGCCAGGTGGCCGACGCCGCCACTCGTTCCATCCACTAGCACCTTCTGGCCGAGCAGCAAGCCGCCCTGCCGGAGTGCGTGCAGCGCAGTCAGGCCTGCCACTGGCAGCGTCGCCGCCTGAGCATCGCTCACTCCGTCCGACAGCACGGCCAGCGCATGGGCGGGTACGCGAACCCGCTCCGCCCAGGCGCCCCCAAGCAACAGGCCGACCACACGGGCGCCGACCGGCGGTCCGCCACCTTGCTTGGCCGCTTCCTCGACCACGCCCGCAAAATCCCAGCCTGGCCGGGCGCCAGGCTCGGAGGCGGTCACCGCGCGTTTGACCTCGCCCCGGTTGAGCGAGATCGCCGTGACGCGCACCGTCACATCGGTGGCCCCCGCCGGCGCAAGCGGTGTCGGTTGGATCGATAGACGTCCCGCCGCCTTGGCATCGACGACGACCGCCCTGACAGTGTCGGACATGGATGTTTCCTCTTTGCTCTCACCGATATGCGCTGTATCCGCTCCCGAGCTTAGGCTGGCAGCTGGCCGAACAGCAGGCCCGCCATCGCGCACGCCCCCAGCGTCGGGATCATGCCGACCTTGAAACGCAGCATTGCGATCATCGCCGCTACCGCCAACAGCGCCGCTCGCCAATCCGCCGAGGCCAGCACCGGAATATCCGGTCCTAAACCGAATATCTCGAATGGCCGAACCTCACGAAAAACCACATGTAGCGCGAACCACAGCGCCAGATTCATGATCACGCCGACGACAGCCGCGGTGATCGCTGACAAGGCGGCTGAAATCGCCCGGTTGCCGCGCAAGGCCTCCACATAGGGCGCGCCCAGAAATATCCAGAGGAAGCACGGCGCAAACGTTACCCAGAGAGTGAGGGACGCACCGAGACAGCCCGCCAGGAGCGGATCGAGGCTTCCAGATGCACGAAACGCGGCGAGGAAGCCGACGAACTGCAGCACCAAGATCAGCGGCCCTGGGGTCGTTTCCGCGAGACCCAGACCATCCACCATCTCACCCGCGGCCAGCCAGCCGAAATTATCCACTGCTGCCTGCGCGACATACGCCAGCACGGCGTAGGCGCCCCCGAAGGTGACCACCGCCATGGTCGAGAAGAACGCACCAATTTGCGTCCAGACACTGTCCGCCCCGGTGGACAGCCACAGCAGCAGGAGCGGTCCAAGCCACACTGGCAGCCAGACGCTGAGGACCCCTAGCGCTCGCCTCAGCGACGGGTCGGTATGGCCCAGCTCACCGCGCTCGAACATCCCATCGACGACACCCCCGCCGTCTGACGCGACGCCACCTGCACCATGGCCGGTATCGAGGAACAATCGCGGCGCCGCGTGGCTGCCGACCCAGCCAATCAATCCCGCGAGCAGGACGATCAGCGGAAACGGGATGTGGAAGACATAGATCCCGACGAAAGCGCCAAGCGCAATCGCGATCATGGCCCGGTTCTTCAGGGCTCGCCGCCCGATCCGCAGCACCGCCTCCATCACCACCGCCAAAACCGCGGCCTTGATACCCAGAAACAGCGCGTCGATCAGCGGCACCGACCGATAGAAACCGTAAAGAATACTGAGGCCGAGCATCACGACCGCGCCAGGCAGCACGAATAGGATGCCGGCGACGAGACCACCCGCCGTGCGATGCAGCAGCCAGCCGATATAAATGGCCAGCTGTTGGGCCTCCGGACCTGGCAGCAGCATGCAATAATTCAAAGCGTGCAGGAACCGCCGCTCGCCGATCCAGCGACGCTTCTCCACCAGTTCCGTATGCATCAGCGCGATCTGGCCGGCAGGCCCGCCGAAGCTCAAAAGACCGATCTTGGCCCAGACCCTGGTTGCCTCAGCGAAGGTTGGCGCGGCGGGTATACCGGCGGCGGTGTCTGTCGCAGCGGTGATCGACATCGCGACTCCTTACGCCAATTTCTGTACCGAAGGCCAGTTGTGCGTCTCCTCAGTCGCATCCCGGCTCCAGCGGTAGAAGGCATCATAAAGCAGCATACCCGCATCGAGCTGTTCGAGGTCGTCGCGATACATCCGCGACAGACCGAGTGATGCGGCAAGGAAACCTGCCGCCTGCGGCGCGAGATCGAGCCGCGCCGTATCTGCCGCTCGCACGATCAACGCCAACCGGCCCAACGCCTCCGACGTAAGTCCAAATTCCTCGATCATGGTGTCGAAGGTGCAGCGTTCGCCACGGTGGCTCCAGAACACATCGTCGATATCGAACGGCGTTGCATGGAAACGTTCGGCGACATCAAGCACCTCCGACGACGCGACGAACAGAAAGACGGCGCTCGGATCGACGAA
Proteins encoded in this region:
- a CDS encoding zinc-binding dehydrogenase, whose product is MSDTVRAVVVDAKAAGRLSIQPTPLAPAGATDVTVRVTAISLNRGEVKRAVTASEPGARPGWDFAGVVEEAAKQGGGPPVGARVVGLLLGGAWAERVRVPAHALAVLSDGVSDAQAATLPVAGLTALHALRQGGLLLGQKVLVDGTSGGVGHLAVQLAAASGAIVCGHVRRPELRASVERWCNGGVAVGPSLESARSLGPFHLILDSVGGQTLASALTMLRNTGTCVTFGVSEAPTATFESGNFFRIGGVKLYGLIIFDELARVERAGTGLALLADLVQRKLLTPQIEVETSWNEIGRVAADLMDRKFTGKAVLHVS
- the chrA gene encoding chromate efflux transporter, with the translated sequence MSITAATDTAAGIPAAPTFAEATRVWAKIGLLSFGGPAGQIALMHTELVEKRRWIGERRFLHALNYCMLLPGPEAQQLAIYIGWLLHRTAGGLVAGILFVLPGAVVMLGLSILYGFYRSVPLIDALFLGIKAAVLAVVMEAVLRIGRRALKNRAMIAIALGAFVGIYVFHIPFPLIVLLAGLIGWVGSHAAPRLFLDTGHGAGGVASDGGGVVDGMFERGELGHTDPSLRRALGVLSVWLPVWLGPLLLLWLSTGADSVWTQIGAFFSTMAVVTFGGAYAVLAYVAQAAVDNFGWLAAGEMVDGLGLAETTPGPLILVLQFVGFLAAFRASGSLDPLLAGCLGASLTLWVTFAPCFLWIFLGAPYVEALRGNRAISAALSAITAAVVGVIMNLALWFALHVVFREVRPFEIFGLGPDIPVLASADWRAALLAVAAMIAMLRFKVGMIPTLGACAMAGLLFGQLPA